The following coding sequences lie in one Streptomyces sp. NBC_01224 genomic window:
- a CDS encoding bacteriocin fulvocin C-related protein, protein MLVLRALGDPEREGQADGNQAEGPRIGRRGMFRLSAGAGIAVALLLNGRVPAFAAESRTLAAGRSWAQANQSPRVGQYIELARFPVAYRPAIFAGLAPSVRSSLWVEQVERYRRVHSKMTAEQTRVLDEFEAIIADEATYAYEDSAIQARMKAVETGAIAAFGRSEACSLMSTLGPLDTAETRAISGNSAAPAATCNCNRGSACQPDCSCVGCSSTWPGCGCGYLWTCNGMICA, encoded by the coding sequence GTGTTGGTGCTGCGTGCTCTTGGTGATCCGGAGCGCGAAGGGCAAGCGGACGGCAATCAGGCCGAGGGCCCCCGCATCGGGCGGCGGGGGATGTTCCGGCTGAGCGCAGGAGCGGGGATCGCAGTTGCGCTGTTGTTGAACGGCAGGGTGCCGGCGTTCGCGGCTGAGTCCAGGACGCTGGCCGCCGGACGGAGCTGGGCTCAGGCAAATCAGTCGCCGCGTGTCGGCCAGTACATCGAGCTGGCCAGGTTTCCTGTCGCCTATAGGCCGGCCATTTTCGCTGGCCTGGCACCGAGCGTCCGGAGCAGCCTGTGGGTCGAGCAGGTGGAACGCTACCGGCGCGTGCACTCGAAGATGACGGCCGAGCAGACCCGTGTGCTGGACGAGTTCGAAGCGATCATCGCCGATGAGGCGACCTACGCCTACGAGGACTCGGCAATCCAGGCTCGGATGAAGGCGGTCGAGACGGGGGCTATTGCCGCGTTCGGGCGCAGCGAGGCATGCAGCCTCATGTCGACGCTCGGCCCTCTCGATACTGCTGAAACTCGCGCCATCTCCGGCAATAGCGCTGCGCCAGCCGCGACGTGCAACTGCAACCGCGGAAGCGCCTGCCAGCCTGATTGCAGCTGCGTGGGCTGCAGTTCGACTTGGCCCGGGTGCGGCTGTGGCTATCTCTGGACCTGTAACGGCATGATATGCGCCTGA
- a CDS encoding SDR family NAD(P)-dependent oxidoreductase, translating into MNTAAPVSLVTGANRGIGWETARQLAALGHTVLLCARRPEALGKSEDPATVVERDIRKAAALARWAAEPSATEKVKSVARTAETLAEAGRRRLRKIHSTPDGDSHKFSIAVRGTGQAWRRYQPFLLAESYRSGLSPQSWPCPCQILARGKPWDSA; encoded by the coding sequence ATGAACACCGCCGCGCCGGTATCGCTGGTCACGGGTGCTAACCGGGGAATCGGCTGGGAGACCGCGCGTCAGCTCGCCGCGCTCGGCCACACTGTCCTGCTGTGTGCCCGCCGTCCGGAAGCCCTGGGCAAGTCCGAAGATCCGGCAACCGTCGTCGAACGCGACATCCGCAAGGCGGCCGCGCTCGCGCGATGGGCGGCCGAACCGTCCGCCACCGAGAAAGTCAAGTCCGTCGCCCGCACTGCGGAAACGCTCGCCGAAGCGGGCCGCCGACGGCTTCGCAAGATCCACTCCACGCCGGACGGCGATTCTCATAAGTTTTCAATTGCGGTACGTGGAACAGGGCAAGCATGGAGGAGGTATCAGCCATTCCTCCTCGCGGAGTCTTATCGAAGTGGCCTTTCTCCTCAATCATGGCCGTGTCCATGCCAGATTCTCGCGAGGGGAAAGCCATGGGATTCCGCGTAA